GaggcttttcttttacgcGACGAACCTTGcatattaaaatcattGGCATTCCCTAAATGAAAATGGGCTCCATGGTCTGATAAATGAGTGCgatcttcaaaattttggttgTATACATACGAAGATTTCTCCAAATGCTTACTTCGAGGCCCTGTATCTCTATTATCGTAATGTTCTCGTTTGGACCTATATGAATCTGAACGACTATCTGGATGGTAAGAATCATATCGTCGATGATGATTCGATGATCTTGAAACCTGAGTGTTTTTCGGTTTGTCGTAATCCTCTTGTTGTGAAGGCCTATTGAAATTGTCAAGATTTATACTCTCCGCCCATTCGTTTTTGTAATGTTTTGTATCATCTGTAGAGCTCCAAGAACCATTAGTTTCGCCCCAACCATCATCCAGGTTTCCCCATGAAGCTTCAGGATCATCGGGGGCAAACCAAGAGGATTTTGCTTGATACTTCGGACGAAATTGTGGATCGCTATTCGAATCAAGCTCCATAAACATCGACGTATCGGTATGATCAAGAGACTTAGAAGATTCACGAAATCCAGTAGAATTATCATCCCAGCCAACAGACTTAGAGTCAGAACTGCGAATATCATTTTCACGAAGTGAAATGCTTTCATGCAGTCTAGAAGATGACTCTATTATTGAATCAGAAGTAGAGTTGTCCCACGATTCAATCTCCATGCTTCCTGAGCTTTTATCTAAAAACTTGTTTCTGCTTTTCCGatgtttgctttttttcgtttctataggtttttcaaattcagtAACGGAGTTCTTTCTTAGTTGTTTCGACTTCACTGGCTTCTCCTTTCCATCCGTAACGAGTGGAAACTCAACATTAGATGAtgtgtatttttttgaagctcTTACCTCCTTTGTGACTCCAGAGGAAGTATGGGTTGCCTTTGCTTTAGCAGGACTGTTCTTAAGTTGCTGTGGGAAGTCAACAGCAGCCAGCAATTTCCTCTGCGATAGCATTTCAGAGCGGCAGTAAACTGCTTCTTCAGCTAGTTCCTGCCTTTTTTCTCTCCTATTTTTTAGATTAGAAAGCCAATGTTCAGTGAATAATTCGTGAACTCGCTCTAGCGAAACAGTTGCTGATCGCCGAGATGTTCCATGATTTTCGGGAAAGTCTGAAATACAAGCTAAAAACGGTAAACTTGgaagatattttttgattccTTTCTCCATTAAAATCGTAGCTCAAATAGGATCAAAAGCTCTCATTAAATTATAGTGGTTAGGAGTAAGTTAAGAAGTTTGATGAGTATGTGTAACATTAGATAGTAAGGATATTAATCGAGATACATACAGGTatcttttttctgaaattttgtatttgcaAATAATTGAATCCTAAAAAACCCAATTTAAAGTACACCTAcgtgaaattgaaaagagTAGCCAGTTTCAATTACTTAAATGCTGAAACTTGAACATGAAACGTTACGGAACATAAGTATTTCTTATCCCTTGACCTCTTCattaaaggaaaataaGCATTTTGATACTCTTAGTTAATAATCTTGTTCAAGCGTTGCAATAAACATTTCAAATCAGTCAAAAATAAGAGGAGAAATAAGTTCAACAGCTTTTGTTAATTAATACGTGAACCAAAAATTAACACGAAAGTTAATTTTGTGGCTTCTCAGCATTGCTTTgtgtttacattttttgtttattgtaCAGAACTGGGTTAGTAAATAACCCAGTCACCATAGTAACGCCTTTAGTCTTACAATACACCAGCTGATTCTTGAATAccaatatttatttgcaGCATAAAATCATGTCGTTTATGTCGTTGATGGCTAATACAGCCCATCAACTATGGTATCCTACGTCTTTTCCTTCTATGaaagaattggaaaaggaagaagTTAGACTGGAGACTCAGGTATGTTTGTTTACGATTTTCAACGAGTTTCTGTGCATGAGAAAAGTCTAACTTGAACGAATCTTAGGAGCTTGCAATTAAACAGTTTGGATTTCGCACTATTCGGCCCATTGGATTAAATAGGTCTATGCAAGAGCAGCTTGATTTGGAAGAGCAAGAGCGCGAAGAGGCTAATCAAGACACTGAGttggatgaagaagaattggGAAGTGGGAGCTTTCCTGAAGAAGGCGAAATGGACGATATGGATGGTGATAATGAAGAAGTAGAAGATCACGATATTGAAGAAGTCGACTTGGATGCTGATATCACAAATGCTGACGCCTCTGAATTTTACGAAGATATAAGTGAATACggatttcaaaattaaggctttaaaaataataatatcgAATCAACCATGATTGCTAAAGCTATGCTGCTGCATTACCCGATTGAAAAATGTATGTACAATCGAATTTATTCCCATAATTGTTTACGAAAAAAGAACTTGAAGATAATAACTGGATACACAACCTATGCATGCTAAAAGGCTATCAACTCTTTATGATTCAAATGACCCATTTGATTCTActgttttgaatttatttaacgATGTCTAAATTTACAATgctaattttatttagCATTTTTAAGCAATGTTCTTAAACCACTAGCCTTTTACATCATTGACAGATCCCATTTGGAATCCTGACTTACTGTTAACCGTATAACttaaataatcattttcttgGCTGTTCGTTTTTGGTGTTTGAATATTCATATTGGAGTGCAACAAACCGTTGTGTATTTCTTAGACATCGTTGAAACTAATTTAAAGCCTACCCGAAACTATGAATTTGTTTCTATCTCGGTTCACGGGGTTACGAAATACTTCATTTTTGGGTCATGCACGACCGTTTATGTTTCCACGTCGCTATGCTCATTCTTTAGTGGCACATAATATTGGTCATATCAAGCTAGATCCAAATGAAGGTCTTTTCTTCGTGGATAATCTCGTCAATACTCCAACCTATTTCTACATTCAGCGATACACTGCGTTGCTCTTTCAGAACAACTTGAAAAAGCAGCTAAGTGCTGCTTTTCCAAGCTCTGATACAATGCAGTTGGAAGATATCATATTCAGATGGCAAGATGGAGgagcatttttaaaagtacgTTACAAGGAATTCCCACAAGATACAGAAGCGGTTTCAGAACACGTCCGTGAATCATTTCGAAAGCGTCCAGTTCGAACAATTTTACACCCTTTCTCTACCCCGATTCCACACATGGTACATGGTATTCCTTGGCTTCAagatttatatatatttccaTCTCGTACAGTAGATGTGAATTTCGAAGGTCCGCCCCTTTCCCAGGAAAGATTGTATAGTATTTTTAGGACATATGGAAAACTAAGATCCGTGACCATTAATTCACCTACTTCTGCTACTTTGAGTTTTTCATCGCTAAGGTCCGCTACGTCAGCTTTAAACTGTATGCATGGTTTTGTTTATGGGAAAACAGAATTCCACATGCGATACAGACATATGAACCGCTTTGTCGCCTTCAAAGACTGGTTATTCTCTCATCCTCGTTTTACTATTCCTTTGGTTGCGGCGGCTATTACAGTTTTAACGGCTTCTTTATTCGATCCGATAAGAAAGTTCTTTGTCGAGACAAACATTGTACATGGTCAGAAGTTGAGAAATATCAATGTTGTTGGGTGGgtcaaaaagaaaactcgCGATATAGTTTTGAGTCCCTTTCACGAAAATGGTACAAATATAAAGGCACCGATTTGGACAACACGTGAAAAGGATTGTGAACAGTTGAAAGAATGGTTGGATGAAGCATTACATTCTTTTATTGTTGTTCAAGGTCCTCGTGGTAGTGGTAAGCGTGATCTGGTAGATCGAGTTGTTaaagaacgaaaaaatgttttgtttttcgaCTGTGATCGCTTATTCTCCACTACTAATACGGAAATGTTCGTAAGTACTCTTGCTAGCCAAACGGGGTATTTCCCCCTCTTTAGCTTCCTAAACAACATATCGTCACTTATCGATATGGCTGCACAAGGTCTCAT
This region of Schizosaccharomyces pombe strain 972h- genome assembly, chromosome: II genomic DNA includes:
- the tas3 gene encoding RITS complex subunit 3, which produces MEKGIKKYLPSLPFLACISDFPENHGTSRRSATVSLERVHELFTEHWLSNLKNRREKRQELAEEAVYCRSEMLSQRKLLAAVDFPQQLKNSPAKAKATHTSSGVTKEVRASKKYTSSNVEFPLVTDGKEKPVKSKQLRKNSVTEFEKPIETKKSKHRKSRNKFLDKSSGSMEIESWDNSTSDSIIESSSRLHESISLRENDIRSSDSKSVGWDDNSTGFRESSKSLDHTDTSMFMELDSNSDPQFRPKYQAKSSWFAPDDPEASWGNLDDGWGETNGSWSSTDDTKHYKNEWAESINLDNFNRPSQQEDYDKPKNTQVSRSSNHHRRYDSYHPDSRSDSYRSKREHYDNRDTGPRSKHLEKSSYVYNQNFEDRTHLSDHGAHFHLGNANDFNMQGSSRKRKASDRQRESRENELPTKKLNASDSHNPLASLTTDKNDLYINWLKSLSFFQTNSSCAEALVKVIPHYHNKLIDFSQVLQLVFSASEKFPIQENQPLPEQLMFLSNLEKQTPFAKAVGSSIYKLVTGKNLSLDFASQILKEASILEHKNEK
- the apc15 gene encoding anaphase-promoting complex platform subcomplex scaffold subunit Apc15, which translates into the protein MSFMSLMANTAHQLWYPTSFPSMKELEKEEVRLETQELAIKQFGFRTIRPIGLNRSMQEQLDLEEQEREEANQDTELDEEELGSGSFPEEGEMDDMDGDNEEVEDHDIEEVDLDADITNADASEFYEDISEYGFQN
- the yme2 gene encoding RNA-binding protein Yme2, whose protein sequence is MNLFLSRFTGLRNTSFLGHARPFMFPRRYAHSLVAHNIGHIKLDPNEGLFFVDNLVNTPTYFYIQRYTALLFQNNLKKQLSAAFPSSDTMQLEDIIFRWQDGGAFLKVRYKEFPQDTEAVSEHVRESFRKRPVRTILHPFSTPIPHMVHGIPWLQDLYIFPSRTVDVNFEGPPLSQERLYSIFRTYGKLRSVTINSPTSATLSFSSLRSATSALNCMHGFVYGKTEFHMRYRHMNRFVAFKDWLFSHPRFTIPLVAAAITVLTASLFDPIRKFFVETNIVHGQKLRNINVVGWVKKKTRDIVLSPFHENGTNIKAPIWTTREKDCEQLKEWLDEALHSFIVVQGPRGSGKRDLVDRVVKERKNVLFFDCDRLFSTTNTEMFVSTLASQTGYFPLFSFLNNISSLIDMAAQGLIGQKTGIVSSSEGQVRQILNTTQTVLRSLALREHKEADTSVLDESEFLEVHADRLPVVILDNFQLRKLSNPMQRVVAEWAGNLVKEGIAHVLMLTPDVGGTKSLEQYVNGWENRTLLLGDADPVLAQRYVIESLPEEMQTEELRKELRVQLPKIGGRLRDLDYVARRLRVNSSSVSEAIGGIVSQNASDILQTFLRPASLTSEEKPTFTPEESWTLITYLSQHEYIPYHMLMLDPLFKGHDDAVRALEESELITITTVNARPDKVYAGKPVYVTAFRQLVNDPVLSANMQLVRCNALIGMANNAIKNDEQELQMLKDLGNLESGVKDRAHYLTTRIQKNQGVITDNEKSIERLTEALKKID